The following proteins come from a genomic window of Streptomyces sp. NBC_00539:
- a CDS encoding alpha/beta fold hydrolase, with translation MSKPPRLTLPSVARAYRLGTARGEFAVHEAGEPLRGTALLVPGFTGSKEDFIGLLEPLAAAGYRVVAVDGRGQYESPGPRDESAYGCEELARDLLAQARALDAGPVHLVGHSLGGLICRAAVLRDPAPFASLTLMSSGPAAITENQQARTKLLIAALETLRDDMAAVWDAMRAQDPPNAVPDPPALAGFLRERWLATVPEQLIGTGRVLISEPDRVAELAQVPLRKLVLSGEVDYAWPVPLMDEMARRLRAARVIVEDAEHSPNAENPQVTAGALAAFWGTEAVPAPEVR, from the coding sequence ATGAGCAAGCCGCCCCGCCTGACCCTGCCGTCCGTCGCCCGCGCGTACCGTCTCGGGACCGCGCGCGGGGAGTTCGCCGTGCACGAGGCGGGCGAGCCGCTGCGCGGCACGGCCCTGCTGGTACCGGGCTTCACCGGCAGCAAGGAGGACTTCATCGGCCTGCTGGAGCCGCTGGCCGCCGCCGGATACCGGGTGGTCGCGGTCGACGGGCGGGGCCAGTACGAGAGCCCCGGCCCGCGCGACGAGTCCGCGTACGGCTGCGAGGAGCTGGCCCGGGACCTGCTCGCCCAGGCCAGGGCGCTGGACGCCGGACCGGTGCACCTCGTCGGCCACTCCCTGGGCGGCCTGATCTGCCGCGCGGCCGTGCTGCGCGACCCCGCCCCCTTCGCCTCCCTCACCCTGATGAGCAGCGGCCCGGCGGCGATCACCGAGAACCAGCAGGCCCGTACGAAGCTGCTGATCGCGGCGTTGGAGACGCTGCGGGACGACATGGCGGCCGTGTGGGACGCGATGCGCGCCCAGGACCCGCCGAACGCCGTGCCCGACCCCCCCGCGCTGGCGGGCTTCCTGCGCGAGCGGTGGCTGGCGACGGTACCGGAGCAGCTGATCGGCACGGGGCGGGTGCTGATCTCGGAGCCCGACCGGGTGGCGGAGCTGGCGCAGGTGCCGCTGCGCAAGCTGGTCCTGTCGGGGGAGGTCGACTACGCCTGGCCGGTGCCGCTGATGGACGAGATGGCGCGGCGCTTGAGGGCGGCGCGAGTCATCGTCGAGGACGCGGAACACTCCCCCAACGCCGAGAACCCGCAGGTCACCGCGGGTGCGCTGGCCGCCTTCTGGGGTACGGAAGCGGTACCGGCCCCAGAGGTTCGTTAG
- a CDS encoding MarC family protein, with protein sequence MFDFAVFGSLFLTLFVIMDPPGITPIFLALTSGRATKVQRRMAWQAVCVAFGVIAVFGICGQQILDYLHVSVPALMIAGGLLLLLIALDLLTGKTDEPKQTKDVNVALVPLGMPLLAGPGAIVSVILAVQKADGFGGQVSVWSAIIAMHVVLWITMRYSLVIIRVIKDGGVVLVTRLAGMMLSAIAVQQIINGVLQVVHA encoded by the coding sequence GTGTTTGATTTCGCCGTCTTCGGATCCCTATTTCTCACGCTTTTCGTGATTATGGACCCCCCGGGGATCACGCCGATCTTCCTCGCCCTGACCTCCGGCCGCGCCACCAAGGTGCAGCGCCGCATGGCCTGGCAGGCCGTCTGCGTGGCCTTCGGTGTCATCGCCGTCTTCGGCATCTGCGGTCAGCAGATCCTCGACTACCTGCACGTCTCCGTGCCGGCGCTGATGATCGCCGGCGGGCTGCTCCTCCTGCTGATCGCGCTGGACCTGCTCACCGGCAAGACGGACGAGCCCAAGCAGACCAAGGACGTGAACGTCGCGCTCGTGCCGCTCGGCATGCCGCTCCTGGCGGGTCCGGGTGCGATCGTCTCCGTCATCCTGGCCGTGCAGAAGGCCGACGGCTTCGGGGGGCAGGTCTCGGTCTGGTCGGCGATCATCGCCATGCACGTCGTCCTGTGGATCACGATGCGCTACTCGCTGGTGATCATCCGGGTGATCAAGGACGGCGGCGTCGTCCTGGTGACGCGCCTCGCCGGCATGATGCTGTCCGCGATCGCCGTCCAGCAGATCATCAACGGTGTGCTCCAGGTCGTGCACGCCTGA
- a CDS encoding PHP domain-containing protein: MRIDLHAHSTASDGTDTPAELVRNAAAAGLDVIALTDHDTVGGYAEAVAAVPQGLTLVTGAELSCRLDGIGMHMLAYLFDPEEPELHAERELVRDDRTPRAQAMIGKLQALGVDVTWEQVARIAGAGSVGRPHIATALVELGVVPTVSDAFTPDWLADGGRAYAEKHELDPFDAIRLVKAAGGVTVFAHPGAAKRGACVPESAIAELAAAGLDGIEVDHMDHDAATRARLRGLADELGLLTTGSSDYHGSRKTCRLGEHTTDPEIYGEITRRATGAFPVPGAGGRRHEG; this comes from the coding sequence GTGCGCATCGACCTGCACGCCCACTCCACGGCTTCCGACGGCACCGACACCCCCGCCGAGCTGGTGCGGAACGCGGCCGCCGCCGGGCTGGACGTCATCGCGCTGACCGACCACGACACCGTCGGCGGATACGCCGAGGCCGTCGCGGCCGTGCCGCAGGGGCTCACCCTCGTCACCGGCGCCGAGCTCAGCTGCCGGCTCGACGGCATCGGGATGCACATGCTCGCCTACCTCTTCGACCCCGAAGAGCCCGAGCTGCACGCCGAGCGGGAGCTGGTCCGCGACGACCGCACCCCCCGCGCCCAGGCCATGATCGGCAAGCTCCAGGCGCTCGGCGTCGACGTCACCTGGGAGCAGGTCGCCCGGATCGCCGGTGCGGGCTCCGTGGGCCGGCCGCACATCGCCACCGCCCTCGTCGAGCTCGGCGTCGTGCCCACCGTCTCCGACGCGTTCACGCCCGACTGGCTCGCCGACGGCGGCCGCGCCTACGCCGAGAAGCACGAGCTCGACCCCTTCGACGCGATACGCCTGGTGAAGGCGGCCGGCGGGGTCACCGTCTTCGCCCACCCCGGCGCCGCCAAGCGCGGCGCCTGCGTGCCCGAGAGCGCCATCGCCGAACTGGCGGCGGCCGGACTCGACGGCATCGAGGTCGACCACATGGACCACGACGCCGCGACGCGCGCCCGGCTGCGGGGCCTCGCGGACGAGCTGGGTCTGCTGACCACCGGGTCCAGCGACTACCACGGCAGCCGCAAGACCTGCCGCCTCGGGGAACACACGACCGACCCCGAGATCTACGGCGAGATCACGCGCCGCGCCACCGGGGCCTTCCCCGTCCCCGGTGCCGGTGGACGGCGCCACGAGGGCTGA
- a CDS encoding DUF6758 family protein, protein MRGEPSCPKCGGRVRAPGLFADSWQCAVHGAVHPLQPVIPPSVEGLGVIVHRAHVPVWMPWPLPVGWLFTGVAAAGDDRSGGRATAVACSGPGPLGGMGELVLVAEELGVGLGARYAGIDAPDPGPYMDVSAPPHAKVVAAGRPTPLWHVKGAPDDRAVFAGEARGLWLWAVVWPEQTGLLMYDELVLTDLREAGAEVELVPCGALSPRILSS, encoded by the coding sequence ATGAGGGGCGAACCGAGTTGCCCGAAGTGCGGTGGCCGGGTCCGAGCGCCCGGTCTTTTCGCCGACTCCTGGCAGTGCGCGGTGCACGGCGCCGTCCATCCCCTGCAGCCCGTGATCCCGCCCAGCGTCGAAGGGCTGGGCGTCATAGTGCACCGGGCGCACGTACCGGTGTGGATGCCGTGGCCCCTGCCGGTGGGGTGGCTGTTCACCGGCGTCGCCGCCGCCGGGGACGACCGCAGCGGGGGCCGCGCCACCGCCGTCGCCTGCTCGGGTCCCGGGCCGCTCGGCGGAATGGGTGAGCTGGTGCTCGTCGCGGAGGAACTGGGGGTAGGCCTCGGCGCGCGGTACGCGGGGATCGACGCACCCGACCCCGGCCCCTACATGGACGTCTCCGCGCCGCCGCACGCCAAGGTCGTCGCGGCCGGCCGGCCGACCCCGCTGTGGCACGTCAAGGGAGCCCCCGACGACCGGGCCGTGTTCGCGGGCGAGGCGCGCGGGCTGTGGCTGTGGGCGGTGGTCTGGCCGGAGCAGACGGGGCTGCTCATGTACGACGAACTCGTCCTGACCGACCTGCGCGAGGCGGGCGCCGAGGTCGAACTGGTCCCGTGCGGCGCGCTGAGCCCCCGCATTCTGTCCTCTTGA
- a CDS encoding suppressor of fused domain protein produces the protein MAEILALVEARLRTAFGEPDARAAVTFLGTDRIEVLRFAEGDLVRYATLGMSAHPMTDPTAVVADPLRGPRAELVLTVRAGLAPTDKLLRPLAVLAASPMVEGLVVAPGASLDVGEPLWEGAPFSSVLVAEPGGLVEDLVLDEPLEPVRFLPLLPMTANEAAWKRVHGAAALQERWLARGTDLRDPLRTAVALD, from the coding sequence ATGGCAGAAATTCTCGCCCTTGTGGAGGCCCGGCTGCGCACCGCGTTCGGCGAACCCGACGCCCGCGCCGCCGTCACCTTCCTCGGCACCGACCGCATCGAGGTACTCCGTTTCGCCGAGGGCGACCTCGTGCGGTACGCGACCCTCGGCATGTCCGCGCACCCGATGACCGACCCGACCGCCGTGGTCGCCGACCCGCTGCGCGGCCCCCGCGCCGAGCTGGTGCTGACCGTGCGGGCGGGTCTGGCGCCCACCGACAAGCTGCTGCGTCCGCTCGCCGTGCTGGCCGCGTCCCCGATGGTCGAGGGGCTGGTCGTGGCGCCCGGTGCCTCGCTGGACGTGGGTGAACCCCTTTGGGAGGGCGCGCCGTTCAGCTCCGTCCTGGTCGCCGAACCGGGAGGGCTGGTGGAGGACCTCGTACTGGACGAGCCGCTGGAGCCGGTGCGGTTCCTGCCGCTGCTCCCGATGACGGCCAACGAGGCCGCCTGGAAGCGGGTGCACGGCGCGGCCGCCCTCCAGGAACGCTGGCTCGCGCGCGGCACGGATCTGCGGGATCCTCTGCGTACGGCCGTCGCACTGGACTGA